One region of Anaeromyxobacter paludicola genomic DNA includes:
- a CDS encoding lipopolysaccharide biosynthesis protein: MLARLAGAALTFGAPLVLARVLLPAQYGTFKQAWLVINTLYLVLPLGVTPSLYYFVPREPAERDRYIAQALLATTAVGALAALLVLLARPLLELQFHNPELDRHLPWVAGITFLYLAGTSLDHAYNSLSRIGAAAAVRVATEGARAAAMIGGALATRSLEGLFAGIALALGLRAAAAWALLARAHGLRGSRAALKAQLGYALPFGVAFLALIPQQQFHQYAVAASVSAAAFAVYSVGCFQLPIVDVLYTPVSEVLQLGLAEDDRQGGRGGLALFHEAVARLSFAFLPLMGVLFTCAPALIGFLFTDRYLAAAPIFRISLASVALSALPLDGVMRARAQNRFVLAAALVKLAATVPLVLAGLRLLGPPGAMAGWIAGEALGRLLLLQRTATLFGVPLLRALPLRELSRYGLATALATPPAWLALHAAPTRFTALAVCGLCFLAAYLGVLWWMGWLPVGLPLRRGSLEPSPTGQSVEPAADGRVPGRAGL; encoded by the coding sequence ATGCTCGCGCGCCTCGCCGGGGCGGCCCTCACCTTCGGGGCCCCGCTCGTGCTGGCGCGGGTGCTCCTGCCGGCCCAGTACGGCACGTTCAAGCAGGCCTGGCTGGTCATCAACACGCTCTACCTGGTGCTGCCGCTCGGGGTCACGCCGAGCCTCTACTACTTCGTCCCCCGGGAGCCGGCCGAGCGCGACCGGTACATCGCCCAGGCCCTCCTCGCGACCACCGCGGTGGGAGCGCTCGCCGCGCTGCTCGTGCTCCTGGCGCGCCCACTGCTGGAACTCCAGTTCCACAACCCGGAACTCGACCGCCACCTGCCGTGGGTGGCCGGCATCACCTTCCTGTACCTGGCCGGCACGTCGCTCGACCACGCCTACAACAGCCTCTCCCGGATCGGCGCGGCGGCGGCGGTGCGCGTCGCCACCGAGGGGGCGCGGGCGGCGGCCATGATCGGGGGCGCCCTCGCGACCCGGTCGCTCGAGGGGCTCTTCGCGGGCATCGCTCTCGCCCTCGGCCTGCGCGCCGCCGCGGCCTGGGCGCTGCTGGCGCGGGCCCACGGCCTGCGCGGCTCGCGCGCCGCGCTCAAGGCGCAGCTCGGCTACGCCCTCCCCTTCGGCGTCGCCTTCCTGGCGCTCATCCCGCAGCAGCAGTTCCACCAGTACGCGGTGGCCGCGAGCGTGAGCGCGGCCGCCTTCGCCGTGTACAGCGTCGGGTGCTTCCAGCTCCCCATCGTGGACGTGCTCTACACGCCGGTGTCGGAGGTGCTGCAGCTCGGGCTCGCCGAGGACGACCGCCAGGGCGGGCGCGGCGGGCTCGCGCTCTTCCACGAGGCGGTGGCGCGGCTCTCCTTCGCGTTCCTGCCCCTCATGGGCGTGCTCTTCACTTGCGCGCCGGCCCTGATCGGCTTCCTCTTCACCGACCGTTACCTCGCGGCGGCGCCCATCTTCCGCATCTCGCTCGCCTCGGTGGCGCTCTCGGCGCTGCCGCTCGACGGCGTGATGCGGGCGCGGGCGCAGAACCGGTTCGTGCTGGCGGCGGCGCTCGTGAAGCTCGCCGCCACCGTGCCGCTGGTGCTCGCCGGGCTCCGGCTCCTCGGCCCGCCCGGCGCGATGGCCGGCTGGATCGCGGGCGAGGCGCTGGGGCGGCTGCTCCTCCTGCAGCGCACCGCGACGCTCTTCGGCGTGCCGCTCCTCCGCGCGCTGCCCCTCCGCGAGCTCTCGCGCTACGGCCTCGCCACCGCGCTCGCCACCCCGCCCGCCTGGCTGGCCCTGCACGCCGCGCCGACGCGCTTCACGGCGCTGGCCGTCTGCGGCCTCTGCTTCCTCGCGGCCTACCTGGGCGTCCTCTGGTGGATGGGCTGGCTTCCCGTGGGGCTCCCGCTCCGGCGGGGCTCGCTCGAGCCCTCGCCCACCGGGCAATCGGTAGAGCCCGCGGCCGACGGTCGCGTCCCGGGGCGGGCGGGGCTGTAA
- the rpoH gene encoding RNA polymerase sigma factor RpoH has product MPKTKDGAQMKSVPSATNATSLELYLSELKNFPLLTVEEEQRLARQYRASGDTRAAHHLVTSNLRFVVKVAYEYRSYGLKMSDLIQEGNLGLMKAVQKFDPDKGIRLISYAVWWIRAYIQNYILRSWSLVKLGTTQAQRKLFFSLARTKRELDKLSSEHGFESDGNDADKIARKLRVKTTDVKEMEQRMEGRDLSLDAPMGDGGGYAHVDMLVGHGAPQDHALSEAQEERLLSGKVKEALLRLDERERYIIEKRLMTDKPVTLSELGEHFGFSRERARQLEIRAKDKLRRELQALAVEIEWPLGALAGEGAAA; this is encoded by the coding sequence ATGCCCAAGACCAAGGACGGAGCCCAGATGAAGAGCGTGCCGAGCGCCACCAACGCCACCTCTCTCGAGCTGTACCTCTCCGAGCTGAAGAACTTCCCGCTCCTCACGGTGGAGGAGGAGCAGCGGCTCGCCCGGCAGTACCGGGCGAGCGGCGACACCCGCGCGGCGCACCACCTCGTGACCTCGAACCTCCGGTTCGTGGTGAAGGTGGCCTACGAGTACCGGTCGTACGGCCTCAAGATGTCCGACCTCATCCAGGAGGGGAACCTGGGGCTCATGAAGGCCGTGCAGAAGTTCGACCCCGACAAGGGGATCCGGCTCATCTCGTACGCGGTCTGGTGGATCCGCGCGTACATCCAGAACTACATCCTGCGCTCCTGGTCGCTCGTGAAGCTCGGGACCACGCAGGCCCAGCGGAAGCTCTTCTTCTCGCTCGCCCGGACCAAGCGCGAGCTCGACAAGCTCTCCTCCGAGCACGGGTTCGAGTCGGACGGCAACGACGCCGACAAGATCGCCCGCAAGCTGCGGGTGAAGACCACCGACGTGAAGGAGATGGAGCAGCGGATGGAGGGGCGCGACCTCTCGCTCGACGCCCCGATGGGCGACGGGGGCGGGTACGCCCACGTGGACATGCTGGTGGGCCACGGCGCGCCGCAGGACCACGCGCTCTCCGAGGCGCAGGAGGAGCGCCTGCTCTCCGGGAAGGTGAAGGAGGCGCTGCTGCGGCTCGACGAGCGCGAGCGGTACATCATCGAGAAGCGGCTCATGACCGACAAGCCGGTCACGCTCTCGGAGCTCGGCGAGCACTTCGGCTTCTCGCGCGAGCGGGCCCGGCAGCTCGAGATCCGGGCGAAGGACAAGCTGCGCCGCGAGCTGCAGGCGCTGGCGGTCGAGATCGAGTGGCCGCTCGGCGCGCTGGCCGGCGAGGGCGCCGCGGCGTAG
- a CDS encoding DUF4962 domain-containing protein codes for MKKTALILALLCPLAASAATHPRLFFGPGDVARLQQQAKSTHQVVYTGLKNGVDQFVGTNIASDGTVTWNTGRTFNVGDRRDIGNALEVFAFLWQIDGGSQYFQLAHDWLMSAASWGNLDLDGSQDLMLGHLLTGVAIAYDLLYPNLTASERTTVQQVIARNAAAQYANAVNGVWWSAEYGQNHNWVNTDSFGLAALALEGEWDQATVDAWRNQAVANAQHIAAVTDPMTDGAWHEGPSYLAYGLLWHLPFVDALKRAGHEDLTAMGIVKGLGAYRAWNQLPEQPNAYVLAYGDFFGFGQDDQLFALRYAGSRYGDGVAQAAADRWLAGTKRNTYAPEQNAQIFEFLYWDPSVATTDLHTQPLDWYGPNMGGVVFRSSWDPGALLFGLKCGDYGGKSFWQRLAASDPLLPDLDFSHDHADDNGFYLYGNGSWLAPEADGYYIGQPSSPPPMANQTVYHNSLTVDGAGQLGDGVRSNGDGSTRYGWFSQRQGQISFHGSTSHFAYAVGDGAKLYPASMGLTRWDRHALFLDRKWVVLRDVVESSLSHDYHFIAHFMNGASQDGSWIQGTGTGGQLLGVAVVAPQGFGVDFFTQAPAHISDLNPAGQVSVASIHPAAPAQNATFLTALVPTGSWAGRQQVAALDQSQADGGLTVTDGAHVAAAIFNSSPAGERRAGGYHLVGTTGVAEYDAGALSRALLVAGSLLEDATGPVLQQDGTSTVLEADGLNGATLALTGDALGKVTVRAPAAQAVTWFGQAVPFSRQGDLVLVNTALAAPPGASTGGPTDPATGATGTPSSGGAAAGGADTGTSTAGSTAGSGGALASGGCSAGAEAGLLALIGLLGALRRKRQAKREDERRAA; via the coding sequence GTGAAGAAGACGGCCCTCATCCTCGCGCTGCTCTGCCCGCTCGCCGCCTCCGCCGCCACCCACCCGCGCCTGTTCTTCGGGCCCGGCGACGTCGCCCGCCTGCAGCAGCAGGCGAAGAGCACGCACCAGGTGGTCTACACCGGCCTCAAGAACGGCGTCGATCAGTTCGTCGGCACGAACATCGCCTCGGACGGGACGGTCACCTGGAACACCGGCCGCACCTTCAACGTCGGCGACCGGCGCGACATCGGCAACGCGCTCGAGGTCTTCGCCTTCCTGTGGCAGATCGACGGCGGCTCGCAGTACTTCCAGCTCGCGCACGACTGGCTGATGTCCGCCGCCTCGTGGGGCAACCTGGACCTCGACGGCTCGCAGGACCTCATGCTCGGCCACCTGCTGACCGGCGTGGCGATCGCCTACGACCTCCTCTACCCGAACCTGACCGCGTCCGAGCGGACCACGGTCCAGCAGGTGATCGCCCGCAACGCCGCCGCGCAGTACGCGAACGCGGTGAACGGCGTCTGGTGGTCGGCCGAGTACGGCCAGAACCACAACTGGGTGAACACCGACTCCTTCGGCCTCGCCGCCCTGGCGCTCGAGGGCGAGTGGGACCAGGCCACCGTGGACGCCTGGCGCAACCAGGCGGTCGCCAACGCCCAGCACATCGCGGCGGTCACCGACCCGATGACCGACGGCGCCTGGCACGAGGGGCCGAGCTACCTCGCCTACGGCCTCCTCTGGCACCTGCCGTTCGTGGACGCGCTCAAGCGCGCCGGCCACGAGGACCTCACCGCGATGGGCATCGTGAAGGGGCTCGGCGCCTACCGCGCCTGGAACCAGCTCCCCGAGCAGCCCAACGCCTACGTCCTCGCCTACGGCGACTTCTTCGGCTTCGGCCAGGACGACCAGCTCTTCGCGCTGCGCTACGCCGGCTCGCGCTACGGCGACGGCGTCGCCCAGGCGGCCGCCGACCGGTGGCTCGCGGGCACGAAGCGCAACACCTACGCGCCCGAGCAGAACGCCCAGATCTTCGAGTTCCTCTACTGGGATCCGAGCGTCGCCACGACCGACCTGCACACGCAGCCGCTCGACTGGTACGGCCCGAACATGGGCGGCGTGGTCTTCCGCTCGAGCTGGGACCCGGGCGCGCTGCTCTTCGGCCTCAAGTGCGGCGACTACGGCGGGAAGAGCTTCTGGCAGCGGCTCGCGGCGAGCGACCCGCTCCTGCCGGACCTCGACTTCAGCCACGACCACGCCGACGACAACGGCTTCTACCTCTACGGCAACGGCAGCTGGCTCGCCCCCGAGGCCGACGGCTACTACATCGGCCAGCCCTCGTCGCCCCCGCCGATGGCGAACCAGACCGTCTACCACAACAGCCTCACCGTGGACGGCGCCGGCCAGCTCGGCGACGGCGTCCGCTCGAACGGCGACGGCTCCACCCGCTACGGCTGGTTCTCGCAGCGGCAGGGGCAGATCTCGTTCCACGGCTCGACCAGCCACTTCGCCTACGCGGTGGGCGACGGCGCGAAGCTCTACCCGGCGTCGATGGGGCTCACCCGCTGGGACCGCCACGCGCTCTTCCTCGATCGCAAGTGGGTGGTGCTCCGCGACGTCGTCGAGTCGAGCCTGTCGCACGACTACCACTTCATCGCCCACTTCATGAACGGCGCCAGCCAGGACGGGAGCTGGATCCAGGGCACCGGCACCGGCGGCCAGCTCCTCGGCGTGGCGGTGGTCGCGCCGCAGGGCTTCGGCGTGGACTTCTTCACCCAGGCGCCGGCGCACATCTCCGACCTCAACCCGGCCGGCCAGGTCTCGGTGGCGTCGATCCACCCCGCCGCGCCGGCCCAGAACGCCACCTTCCTCACCGCCCTCGTGCCCACCGGCAGCTGGGCGGGGCGGCAGCAGGTGGCGGCGCTCGACCAGAGCCAGGCCGACGGCGGCCTCACCGTGACCGACGGGGCGCACGTCGCCGCGGCCATCTTCAACTCCTCGCCGGCGGGCGAGCGGCGCGCCGGCGGCTACCACCTCGTCGGCACCACCGGCGTGGCCGAGTACGACGCCGGCGCGCTCTCGCGGGCCCTGCTGGTCGCGGGCTCGCTCCTCGAGGACGCGACCGGCCCGGTGCTCCAGCAGGACGGCACCTCGACGGTGCTCGAGGCGGACGGGCTCAACGGCGCCACGCTCGCCCTCACCGGCGACGCGCTCGGCAAGGTGACGGTGCGCGCGCCGGCCGCCCAGGCGGTGACCTGGTTCGGCCAGGCGGTGCCCTTCTCGCGCCAGGGCGACCTCGTGCTCGTCAACACCGCGCTCGCGGCGCCCCCGGGCGCCAGCACCGGCGGCCCGACCGACCCGGCCACGGGCGCCACCGGCACCCCCAGCTCCGGCGGCGCCGCGGCCGGGGGCGCCGACACCGGCACCTCGACCGCCGGCTCCACCGCCGGCAGCGGCGGCGCCCTCGCGAGCGGCGGCTGCTCCGCCGGGGCCGAGGCCGGGCTCCTCGCCCTCATCGGCCTCCTCGGCGCGCTCCGGCGCAAGCGGCAGGCGAAGCGCGAGGACGAGCGGCGGGCCGCGTAG
- a CDS encoding OPT/YSL family transporter, giving the protein MRVPAEAQQSPLPAEPRRELTLRAVLTAMAVAALIGASYPYVVLKIGYGPNISVVSAFFGYLALGVIGLATGARGTRWENNLVQTAGTAAGQAGFMCTLLAAFDMLNAKPELGFSVHLSTLQIFSWLTVAGLLGVLLAVPLRRHYIDEENLPFADGTAAGETMLVLDLDRREAAHRVRALGLGLLLSALVAVVRDLHWKLKLAGDRVLQLLPLIPGEVGFGAHGAALRMGSEVSLLSFGSGLLVGLRVTLSMGLGMIVAWVLAPPLLVGAGVVPEQTFAAVLRWVMWPATGLMVSGGLTALALKWKVVLRSFQGLSRKQLAGAPEEFPMRLVVWGALGLSVALAVVQKISLGFPFWLTAVSLLLSLPLMLVGTRVLGETNWAPISALANLMQAVFAAIVPGHIPVNMIGSGMSGTVAANGEHLMQDYRAGQIVGANYRHLTIVQLLAVPVGSLAVAVAYPALRARYGVGGDGLSSPISVKWAGFAELLAKGFSTLPKGCLTALAVALALGVVLTVLEADPRRHRYLPSPTAVGLGMLIPGYAVLPMVLGGLVQALWRRFSPKGEESYCTPLASGFIAGEALVVLLLSILAMAGVAL; this is encoded by the coding sequence ATGCGCGTCCCCGCCGAAGCCCAGCAGAGCCCCTTGCCCGCCGAGCCCAGGCGCGAGCTCACCCTGCGCGCCGTGCTCACGGCCATGGCCGTCGCGGCCCTCATCGGCGCCTCGTATCCGTACGTGGTCCTCAAGATCGGCTACGGGCCCAACATCTCCGTGGTGAGCGCCTTCTTCGGCTACCTGGCGCTCGGGGTGATCGGCCTCGCCACCGGCGCGCGCGGCACGCGCTGGGAGAACAACCTCGTGCAGACCGCCGGCACCGCCGCCGGCCAGGCCGGCTTCATGTGCACGCTGCTCGCGGCCTTCGACATGCTGAACGCGAAGCCGGAGCTCGGCTTCTCGGTCCACCTCTCCACGCTGCAGATCTTCTCCTGGCTCACCGTGGCCGGGCTCCTCGGCGTGCTCCTCGCCGTGCCGCTGCGGCGCCACTACATCGACGAGGAGAACCTCCCCTTCGCCGACGGGACCGCGGCGGGCGAGACCATGCTGGTCCTCGACCTCGACCGGCGCGAGGCGGCGCACCGCGTCCGCGCGCTCGGGCTCGGCCTGCTCCTCTCGGCGCTGGTGGCCGTGGTCCGCGACCTCCACTGGAAGCTGAAGCTGGCCGGCGACCGCGTGCTGCAGCTGCTCCCCCTCATCCCGGGCGAGGTGGGCTTCGGGGCGCACGGCGCGGCGCTGCGGATGGGCTCCGAGGTCTCGCTCCTCTCCTTCGGCTCCGGCCTGCTGGTCGGCCTGCGCGTGACCCTGTCGATGGGGCTCGGGATGATCGTCGCCTGGGTGCTGGCGCCGCCGCTCCTCGTGGGCGCCGGCGTGGTCCCCGAGCAGACCTTCGCGGCGGTGCTCCGCTGGGTGATGTGGCCCGCGACCGGCCTCATGGTGTCGGGCGGCCTCACCGCGCTCGCGCTCAAGTGGAAGGTGGTGCTGCGCAGCTTCCAGGGGCTCTCGCGCAAGCAGCTCGCCGGCGCCCCGGAGGAGTTCCCGATGCGGCTGGTGGTCTGGGGCGCGCTCGGGCTCTCGGTGGCCCTGGCGGTCGTCCAGAAGATCTCGCTCGGCTTCCCCTTCTGGCTCACCGCGGTCTCGCTCCTGCTCTCGCTCCCGCTCATGCTGGTGGGGACGCGGGTGCTCGGCGAGACCAACTGGGCGCCCATCAGCGCCCTCGCCAACCTCATGCAGGCCGTCTTCGCCGCCATCGTCCCGGGCCACATCCCGGTGAACATGATCGGCTCGGGCATGAGCGGGACGGTGGCCGCCAACGGCGAGCACCTCATGCAGGACTACCGCGCCGGCCAGATCGTCGGCGCCAACTACCGGCACCTCACCATCGTGCAGCTCCTGGCGGTGCCGGTCGGCTCGCTGGCGGTGGCGGTGGCCTACCCGGCCCTCCGCGCGCGCTACGGCGTGGGCGGCGACGGGCTCTCGTCCCCCATCTCGGTGAAGTGGGCCGGCTTCGCCGAGCTGCTCGCGAAGGGCTTCTCGACCCTGCCGAAGGGCTGCCTCACCGCGCTCGCGGTGGCGCTCGCGCTCGGGGTGGTGCTGACGGTGCTCGAGGCCGACCCGCGCCGGCACCGCTACCTGCCGTCGCCCACCGCGGTGGGGCTCGGGATGCTGATCCCCGGCTACGCCGTGCTGCCGATGGTGCTCGGCGGCCTGGTGCAGGCGCTCTGGCGCCGCTTCTCGCCGAAGGGCGAGGAGAGCTACTGCACCCCGCTCGCGTCCGGCTTCATCGCCGGCGAGGCGCTGGTGGTGCTGCTGCTCTCGATCCTGGCGATGGCGGGCGTCGCGCTGTAG
- the queF gene encoding preQ(1) synthase, protein MPTSPSRDLQTFKNPKPDRPYEIRMECPEFTCVCPVTGQPDFATIRLTYVPAELCVELKSLKLYLWAFRDEGTFHEAVTNRICDDLVKLLQPRFMEVVGDFAVRGGIHTVVVARHGKRPDAL, encoded by the coding sequence ATGCCGACCAGCCCCTCCCGAGACCTTCAGACTTTCAAGAACCCGAAGCCGGACCGCCCGTACGAGATCCGGATGGAGTGCCCGGAGTTCACCTGCGTCTGCCCGGTGACGGGGCAGCCCGACTTCGCCACCATCCGGCTCACCTACGTCCCGGCCGAGCTCTGCGTGGAGCTCAAGAGCCTGAAGCTCTACCTCTGGGCCTTCCGCGACGAGGGCACCTTCCACGAGGCGGTGACCAACCGGATCTGCGACGACCTCGTGAAGCTGCTACAGCCGCGCTTCATGGAGGTGGTGGGCGACTTCGCCGTTCGCGGCGGCATCCACACCGTGGTGGTCGCGCGGCACGGGAAGCGTCCGGACGCGCTCTAG
- a CDS encoding acyltransferase family protein, whose amino-acid sequence MQQGRIPSLDGLRALSAGLVVSGHAAEAIGAVAAVRGLYLVRAAGSMGVTVFFVVSGFLITGLLERERDRTGTIRLGAFWFRRAFRILPACWAFLAAMAVLAAAGTAHIPLPYFSRAFFFLTDYLGLPDHWWLGHLWSLSAEEQFYLLWPPALLLLGRRRALRVALALFLAAPLLRLGTWWLAPGLRPSMAFMLHTRIDAVMLGCVFALARAEGKGRAVLGALSRGPVAAAAAAFLFLGAPLLFRAFAWDYRFWLGYQAEAVAAGAVLLWATGHPAALAGRVLNSAPAVHLGRISFGLYLWQQPFLNRELGWSPGMVLAGVGAALLMAEVSRRFVEEPAQALRRWLERVRTLPVPRDHHGVDAAANGEVAHHLHEARL is encoded by the coding sequence ATGCAGCAGGGGCGGATCCCGTCGCTCGACGGCCTGCGGGCCCTCTCGGCGGGGCTGGTGGTGTCGGGGCACGCGGCCGAGGCGATCGGCGCGGTGGCGGCCGTCCGCGGGCTCTACCTCGTCCGGGCCGCGGGCTCGATGGGGGTCACCGTCTTCTTCGTGGTGAGCGGCTTCCTCATCACCGGGCTGCTCGAGCGCGAGCGGGATCGCACCGGCACGATCCGGCTCGGCGCGTTCTGGTTCCGGCGCGCCTTCCGGATCCTCCCCGCCTGCTGGGCCTTCCTCGCCGCCATGGCGGTCCTGGCCGCGGCGGGCACCGCGCACATCCCGCTCCCGTACTTCTCGCGCGCCTTCTTCTTCCTGACCGACTACCTGGGGCTGCCGGACCACTGGTGGCTCGGCCACCTCTGGTCGCTCTCCGCCGAGGAGCAGTTCTACCTGCTCTGGCCGCCCGCGCTGCTCCTGCTCGGCCGCCGGCGGGCGCTCCGGGTGGCGCTGGCGCTCTTCCTCGCCGCGCCGCTGCTCCGGCTCGGGACCTGGTGGCTCGCCCCGGGGCTTCGCCCCTCCATGGCGTTCATGCTCCACACCCGGATCGACGCCGTCATGCTCGGCTGCGTCTTCGCGCTCGCCCGGGCCGAGGGGAAGGGGAGGGCGGTCCTCGGCGCCCTCTCGCGGGGGCCGGTGGCGGCGGCCGCCGCGGCCTTCCTCTTCCTGGGCGCGCCGCTCCTGTTCCGGGCCTTCGCCTGGGACTACCGCTTCTGGCTCGGGTACCAGGCGGAGGCGGTGGCGGCCGGCGCGGTGCTGCTCTGGGCCACTGGCCACCCCGCCGCGCTCGCCGGGCGGGTGCTCAACTCCGCGCCGGCGGTCCACCTCGGCCGGATCTCGTTCGGCCTCTACCTCTGGCAGCAGCCGTTCCTGAACCGCGAGCTGGGCTGGTCGCCGGGGATGGTCCTCGCCGGCGTGGGCGCGGCGCTGCTGATGGCGGAGGTGTCGCGCCGGTTCGTCGAGGAGCCGGCGCAGGCGCTCCGGCGCTGGCTAGAGCGCGTCCGGACGCTTCCCGTGCCGCGCGACCACCACGGTGTGGATGCCGCCGCGAACGGCGAAGTCGCCCACCACCTCCATGAAGCGCGGCTGTAG
- a CDS encoding N,N-dimethylformamidase beta subunit family domain-containing protein: MRPPALAAAWLAALLALAACGSSARPVTSNGGTDGGTDAGSDGGPDGGSLTCGDGGPCERTWPPSRPGYASPIPAENALAGDATWSNGTASWRSGRFDAYLDRSSARGGERVQVMATSDAAHQARWALYRFGWYGGAGARKVLEGGPLPVSPQPPCPPDPTTGLVRCAWPAAFAVDVPADAVSGIYGLKLTRDDGAVGFAPLVVVDGRPADLQVQAAVQTAQAYNGYGGESLYRDDSAKVPGGLATVVSFDRPYDRGAGMGAMWDGEVRFAQFLERHGYDATYSTNPAAVAGGLAGLTRTGAFLSVWHDEYWAGEERTLLEQARDAGVPVLFFGANAGYWKARPGDFAGAANPRTLTCYKANPAADPVQDASRTGRFRDPVIGLPEQSLTGAMYESFTILQSPFVVKDATSWLFAGTGLAPGDAVAMLVGYEYDRVFSGFDVPAGTAVLAESPLVDGEGKPGLAQAVAYRAGSGALVFDAATIGWTRGLDPLSTVHDARVERMTANVLAQALGLPVPDALAAPAPPAAPAPQGPFAASVATVATGLPQPTGVARLPSGVLAVASPAANQIFQVQPGGAVSVLAGDGQPSKDPRFDNQPAATARFNQPTGVWAEADGSLLVADANNGAIRRIGTDPARTVSTIAGTFGVKGFADGPALQARFRMPTALLRDPVTGDLLIADTGNARIRRLDAAGTVSTLVGAAGGGNLDGPAATARIGAPTALAAGPDGRIYFVDSAARALKAIGRDAARTVTTLAGGAGEGTQGAADGTGDVALLAPQGGAAWAGGALVLSDPGNFRLRAVAPGATAAASSVHTVAGTGRTGNADGPGGQASFGLPLGLAVGPDGTLYVADGAAGAVRAVRF, translated from the coding sequence GTGCGCCCCCCTGCCCTCGCCGCGGCCTGGCTGGCCGCGCTGCTCGCCCTCGCAGCCTGCGGCTCCTCCGCCAGACCGGTCACCTCCAACGGCGGAACCGACGGCGGGACCGACGCCGGCAGCGACGGCGGCCCCGACGGCGGCAGCCTGACGTGCGGCGACGGCGGCCCCTGCGAGCGGACCTGGCCCCCGTCGCGCCCCGGCTACGCGAGCCCCATCCCCGCCGAGAACGCGCTCGCGGGCGACGCCACCTGGTCGAACGGCACGGCGAGCTGGAGGTCCGGGCGGTTCGACGCCTACCTCGACCGGAGCTCCGCCCGCGGCGGCGAGCGGGTGCAGGTGATGGCCACCTCCGACGCCGCGCACCAGGCCCGCTGGGCGCTCTACCGCTTCGGCTGGTACGGCGGGGCCGGCGCGCGCAAGGTGCTGGAGGGCGGTCCGCTCCCGGTCTCGCCGCAGCCCCCCTGCCCGCCCGATCCCACCACCGGGCTCGTCCGCTGCGCCTGGCCCGCCGCCTTCGCGGTGGACGTGCCCGCCGACGCGGTCTCGGGGATCTACGGCCTGAAGCTCACGCGCGACGACGGCGCCGTCGGGTTCGCGCCGCTCGTGGTGGTGGACGGCCGGCCCGCCGACCTCCAGGTCCAGGCCGCCGTGCAGACGGCGCAGGCCTACAACGGCTACGGGGGCGAGTCGCTCTACCGCGACGACTCGGCCAAGGTGCCCGGCGGGCTCGCCACCGTGGTGAGCTTCGACCGCCCCTACGACCGCGGCGCCGGCATGGGCGCGATGTGGGACGGCGAGGTCCGCTTCGCGCAGTTCCTCGAGCGCCACGGCTACGACGCCACCTACAGCACCAACCCCGCGGCGGTCGCGGGGGGCCTCGCCGGGCTGACGCGCACCGGCGCCTTCCTCAGCGTCTGGCACGACGAGTACTGGGCCGGCGAGGAGCGCACCCTGCTCGAGCAGGCCCGCGACGCCGGCGTGCCGGTCCTCTTCTTCGGCGCCAACGCCGGCTACTGGAAGGCGCGCCCGGGCGACTTCGCCGGCGCCGCCAACCCGCGCACCCTCACCTGCTACAAGGCCAACCCGGCCGCCGATCCGGTCCAGGACGCCTCCCGCACCGGCCGCTTCCGCGACCCGGTCATCGGGCTCCCCGAGCAGTCGCTCACCGGGGCCATGTACGAGTCCTTCACCATCCTGCAGTCGCCCTTCGTGGTGAAGGACGCCACCTCCTGGCTCTTCGCCGGGACCGGCCTCGCGCCCGGCGACGCGGTCGCCATGCTGGTCGGCTACGAGTACGACCGGGTCTTCTCCGGGTTCGACGTGCCGGCCGGGACCGCGGTGCTCGCGGAGTCGCCGCTCGTGGACGGCGAGGGCAAGCCGGGGCTGGCGCAGGCGGTCGCGTACCGCGCCGGGAGCGGCGCGCTGGTGTTCGACGCGGCCACCATCGGCTGGACCCGCGGCCTCGACCCGCTCTCGACGGTCCACGACGCCCGGGTGGAGCGGATGACGGCCAACGTGCTCGCGCAGGCGCTCGGCCTGCCCGTCCCCGACGCGCTCGCCGCGCCCGCCCCGCCCGCCGCGCCCGCGCCCCAGGGGCCGTTCGCGGCGAGCGTCGCCACCGTGGCGACCGGGCTGCCGCAGCCCACCGGCGTCGCGCGGCTGCCGAGCGGCGTCCTCGCGGTCGCCTCGCCCGCCGCGAACCAGATCTTCCAGGTCCAGCCCGGCGGGGCGGTCTCGGTGCTCGCCGGGGACGGCCAGCCCTCGAAGGACCCGCGCTTCGACAACCAGCCCGCCGCCACGGCCCGCTTCAACCAGCCGACGGGCGTCTGGGCCGAGGCCGACGGCAGCCTGCTCGTCGCCGACGCCAACAACGGCGCCATCCGGCGCATCGGGACCGACCCGGCGCGCACCGTCAGCACCATCGCCGGCACCTTCGGCGTGAAGGGCTTCGCCGACGGGCCGGCGCTGCAGGCCCGCTTCCGCATGCCGACGGCGCTCCTGCGCGACCCGGTCACGGGCGACCTGCTCATCGCCGACACCGGCAACGCCCGCATCCGGCGGCTCGACGCGGCCGGGACGGTGAGCACGCTCGTGGGGGCGGCCGGCGGCGGGAACCTCGACGGCCCGGCCGCGACGGCCCGCATCGGCGCGCCCACGGCGCTCGCGGCCGGGCCCGACGGGCGCATCTACTTCGTGGACTCGGCGGCCCGCGCGCTGAAGGCCATCGGCCGCGACGCGGCGCGCACCGTCACCACGCTCGCGGGCGGAGCCGGCGAGGGCACGCAGGGGGCGGCCGACGGGACCGGCGACGTGGCGCTGCTCGCCCCGCAGGGCGGCGCCGCCTGGGCCGGCGGCGCGCTGGTGCTCTCCGATCCCGGCAACTTCCGCCTGCGCGCGGTCGCGCCCGGCGCCACCGCCGCCGCCTCGAGCGTGCACACCGTGGCCGGCACCGGCCGGACCGGGAACGCCGACGGCCCGGGAGGTCAGGCCAGCTTCGGCCTGCCTCTCGGGCTCGCGGTGGGACCGGACGGCACGCTCTACGTCGCCGACGGGGCGGCGGGCGCGGTGCGGGCCGTCCGGTTCTGA